From the genome of Thermosynechococcus sp. NK55a:
GAATAACAACATAGAGGGTCACGCCACTGAGAACAAAAGGCATGAGCTGCTCCAGCCAAGGCAGGTGGCAACCGAGGCGAGTGAGAACAACGGCAAGGGCATCGTCCAAGAGGCTAATCAGCAAAGGGAACAACTGCCGCAGCAGAGCAAGAATCTCTGATAAATAGCCATCACTATCCATAAATGTCTTCTCAAATAATTCGACGCAGAAAATAATTTTAAGTACAGCTTAAATACCGTCTGTTTTGCAGGTATGGAACATACATCAATCGAGTCATTATTTACAACATTGTCATTATTTGCAAAGTTATTTACAACCTTTTGTACAAGAGTTGAAACCCGAATCAATACGGTATCAATCAATTATTATCCCCCGATGAAGGATATATCCTAATGTTTAGAAATTTTGAAAAATGCGCTGCCGGCTGTGATGGATTGTGCTAGAACAGCACCCAGCTGAGGGATTTTTGGAAACTTTTAAAAACCGTAATACTTCTATTATAAACAACCGCCATGCCCTAGGAAAGATAGCCTTTCTCTAAGGTAGAGAGTACATAAGTAGGCTGTAATCCTGTCAGCAAGCGGTTTTGACTTTTCCAAGCAGGATGAATCCTTGTGCACAGAGCTGTAACTGTAATTAATTGTTACATCAGAATATATTTCAAGGGTCAGTATCTAGGATGGAAGGAGCAACAGCGGCAGGTGCCTATGAAACGGTTCTTGAGCCATCGGTGCTGTTTTGCGATTCTGTTGGCGATCGCCACCGCCACAGGAGTTGATTTCCCGGCATTTGGGCAAAATGAAACCCAACAGTTGCGCGATATTATGCAGCGGTTGGATGCCCTCCAACAGCGCTATAGTGCTGCCGTCAGTGAACTAGACGTGATTCGTAAAACCTCCTTTGGCGGCGATACCCATAATGTTATTGCCCTTACAAATCAAATTGAGCAATTCCAAAAACAGGGGAATTATGGCGCAGCGGTGGCACCCGCGCGGGACTTGGTGGCGATCGCCGAGCGGGTTTTAGGGCCTAATCACCCCACCGTTGCCGCCGCCTTGAACAATCTTGCCGTTACCTACAAGGAACTCGGCAACTTTAGTGAGGCCATTCCCCTTTACCAGCGAAGCTTGGCCATCCGTGAACAAGCCCTTGGCCCAAATCATCCCGATGTTGCCACCAGCCTCAATAACCTCGCCAATCTCTACACCGATCAAGGTAACTACGGCGAGGCGCTGCCCCTCTACCAGCGTGCCCTTAGGATCCGTGAACAAGCCCTTGGCAAGAACCATCCCGATGTGGGCTTGAGTGTCCACAACTTGGCAGTGATGGACCATTTGCAGGGCAGCTTAACCACGGCCTTGCCCCTATACCAGCGCAGTCTCGGCCTCCTTGAACCCGCCTTAGGGGCAGAACATCCCCTTGTGGCAACAGTGTTGAATAACCTTGCCGAACTCTATCGTGCTCAGGGTAATTATGGTGCCGCGCTTCCCCTTTACCAACGCAGTTTGACTATCCGTGAAAAGGTGCTGGGGACAGATCACCCCGATGTTGCTACGAGTCTTAACAACTTGGCTGAACTCTATCGGGTACAGGGGAATTACGGGGCAGCACTTCCCCTCTATCAGCGCAGTATTGCCCTGCGGCAGCGTACCCTCGGTGGCGACCATCCCTACTTGGCTCTGAGTCTTGCCAACTTAGCAAAAGCCTACTGGGCACAGGGGAATATCAATGAAGCCTTAACGGCCCTCAACCGGGCCCTTGAGATTGAAGAGATCAACCTCAGCCGTAACCTAGTGGTTGGTTCCGAGGAGTATAAACGCAACTATCTAGCCACATTTCAAGACTCCACCAATACCGCCATTTCCTTCCATTTGCAGGGGAATCCCCAGAATCCAGCAGTAGCCAACCTCGCGCTGACAACCATTTTGCGCCGTAAAGGTCGATTGTTGGATGTTTTAGCGGCAACGATCAGCCGCCTGCGCAATCAACTGGATGCGGTGGCTCAGCAGCAACTGGATGAATTAATTCGGGTGCGAACACAGATTGCCAGCCTCACCTTTGGGCGCGATCGCCCACCCCTGGCCAGCCAAATGAGCCAACTGCAACAGCGTGCTAACCAACTGGAAGCGCAACTGGTGAGCCAAAATGCCAACTTCCGTTTAGAATTCACCCCCGTAACCCTCAGGGTTGTGCAGCAAGCTATTCCCGCCAATGCCGTGCTGCTGGAGTTTATTGAATATGTGCCCTACAACCCAAAAACCAACCGTTGGGAGGCTCCCCGCTACGCCCTCTATGGGCTGAAGAATAGCGGTACCCCCCAATGGCAAGACTTGGGTACGGTGGCTGATCTGAATACGGTCATTAAAGCGGCGCGACAGCGGATGGCGGATCCAAGATTGCCAGCTACGGTAACGAAGCCCTCTTTGAAGGCGGCCTATGAGCGCCTCTTGGCTCCTTTGGAACCCTTCCTAGCGGGCAGTACCCATCTGCTAGTGGCTCCCGATGGTCAGTTGAACACTCTGTCCTTTGAGGCTCTGGTGGATCGGCAGGATCGCTATCTAGTGCAGTCCTATACGATCACACTGCTCACCTCAGGCCGCGACTTGCTGCGGCTGCAACAGCGGCGCAAACCTGCAAATCCCCCCTTGGTGGTGGGTAATCCCACCTTTAGTCAAGGGAGTGGTCGCGCCCTGGCAGGGGGTCAGCGGGGGGTCAACCCGCGATCGCTGGATTTGCGCAGCCTCACATTTACAGAATTGCCGGGGACGGCCACCGAGGTAAAAACCCTGAGCACCCTGTTGCCCCAAGCTCAAGTGCTCACGGGTAGGGATGCCACCGAAACGGCAATCAAAGAAACCCGAGGCCCCCGTGTGCTTCACCTGGCCACCCATGGATTTTTCTTGGAAAGGCCGTCCGTGTCTCCCCAAGGCCTGCAAAATACCCGTGGTCTGAATGCCTATGTCCCCTTGGGTGGTGAAAATCCCCTTTTGCGTTCTGGTCTGGCGCTGGCGGGTTTCAATCAACGGCAGAGCGGGGTGGATGATGGGGTATTAACGGCTTTTGAAGTCACCGGCCTCAACCTCGATGGCACCGAGTTAGTGGTGATGTCCGCCTGTGATACGGGACGCGGTGATATTCTCAATGGCGATGGTGTCTATGGATTGCGGCGAGGCTTTACCTTGGCGGGGGCACGCACCCAAGTGAGTTCCCTCTGGAAAGTGGACGACACCACAACTCAACAACTCATGGTTATCTTTTATCAACATCTGGCAGCGGGCAAAGGACGTAGTGAAGCCCTCCGCCAAGCTCAGTTGCAGTTAATGAATGACCCCCGCAAGCAAAGTCCCTATTTTTGGGCTGCCTTTGTCAGTAGTGGTGAGTGGCGACCGCTTCCTTAGGGCCGGGGGTAGCTGATAGGGGTTTGTAATTGGATGCCGAGGGGGCGATTGCGATCAATCCAAAGGATTGGCCCTTGCCGCCGCGGGGGTGGCTCTCCCCAGAGCACAGTGACACTGCCGGGGGGCAAAGGTTCAGGGCTAGGCCATTGACTAGTGAGCCAGACAAGGGAATCAAGGGGATACTCAGCAGCGGAGTCGCCGGGGGCGATCGCCGCCAGTGCCCGCAGGACGGTTGGTTGACCGTGGAGCATCCCCGTGACCGGACTCCAAAACTGAACGGGAATTTGCTGTTGCAAACTGTAAAGGTAGAGGCTGGCCGCCGCAATGACCGCCTGCTCAAAGTCTGCCTCGCTCCAGTGGGGACGGGTATCAAGGGCAATAGTCACCGCATTGCCACCGCTAAAGGTATCAAACTCTCGCACCCGCAGTTCTCCATAGCGCGCACTGGTGCGCCAATGCACCAGACGCAAAGGGTCTCCCCAGCGGTAGGGACGCAAGGCCCGGGTGATGCCCTCTTGGGCAATGTGAAGATGATGCTGGCGATCGCGCCACTCCTGGGAAATCTCTTGCCCCAACTGATCTAATAAAGGACACTGTTGCAGTTGCAGAACCTGTGGATAAACCACCACCTGTTGTGGTACAGGAAAGGAACGCTGACACCAAAAGAGGCCCAAGGGGGCGCCGGTGCGCAGCCGAAGCTGTTGCCATTCATAAACGCCCCGACGGGATGGGATAAGCTCGTACTGCCAAGGCAGGGTTTGCTGTGGTAGCAGTTGCTCGATCGCCTGTTGGGGAAATTCGCGCTGAGTAGCTGACCAGAGGCCACGGGGAACCGGGTCAATCACTTGCAGATTGTGGCGAGGCGTTTGGGTGGCGTTGGTGAGCAAGACCGTAAGGCGGAGGCGATCGCCCGCATGCACTGGAGCCACCTTTACACGCTCCAGCACTAATCCCTGCAAATGGCGCGGTGGTAAAATTGCCGCCACCAAGAGCAGACCAAAAATGATCCCCGTAATAACGTAGAGCCAACCTGCCATGGAGTTAATGGCAGCGGCAAAGAAAAACAGATTCATTCCCAGCAGCAGCAGTCCCCCATAGGCGGGGGTCACCCAGCGTTCCTCCAAAAGCTGATTGAGACGACGCAGCTTGGTCATCGCAAATTTGGGTCTTAGAAGCGGTGGGACTCAGCGGGCAATCGGCTAGGAAACAGGTGGATAAGCAGTTGCTGCAAAGCTTGACGAAAGTCCCCCCTCACACAGCCAGGCTCAAACCGCTGCACCAATTCCCCACGATCAAAAAAGAGAAGCGTTGGCAAGCTCGTCAATTGAAAGTGACGACTGAGGGCAAAGTTTTCATCGGCATTGATCCTGAGAATTTGCAACTGTTGGGGTAGCGACTGCTCCAGTTGATCCAGGAGAGGATCAATGAGGTGGCACAGGCTACACCAAGGAGCCCAAAAATGCACGATCACAGGCACAGGGGCACTGCGAATTTGCCGCTGGAATCCTTCGATATTAAATTGCTGAATGCCCTTCACGTTCTTATCTCGTTTTGTCTTGGGATCATGGTAGCAGTCAGCGACAGTTTTGCAGCAGCGATTTGCAGCGATATGATGCCGTAGGATCAAAATAGTTCATAGGATGTCAATTGACCCTCCCAAATGCCTCCTAAACCTTCCCCCAAGTCCAGCCTTTGGCAAAAACTTTTCCCCCTGCTGCTACGGGAAGCGATCGCCATGCTTCAGGGGATCACTCACCTCCTCAGCAAAGCCACGGCGCAACTTAAGGGGATGGCCACACAACAGGCGATCGCCCCAGAACAGCTGAATCCCGAACATTCATGGGTTGGTCGAGGGGCAGCCCTATGGTGGCAGGGCATGGGCTGGGTACAGCGACGGCTGCCGAGTCACCTCCAGGAGCGTTATAACCGCACGACATTAACTGGGATCGCGATCGCCCTACTCCTTATTCTGCTCCTGTTGAATCCCCTCCGTTTTCAGTCTGCCGCTCGGCCAACGGTGAAAGCGACCCACCCTCCCCAACCCAGTGTTCTGGTGCCGCCTCGTTCTGCTCCCTCACCAACGGCAGCAACCCT
Proteins encoded in this window:
- a CDS encoding CHAT domain-containing tetratricopeptide repeat protein; protein product: MKRFLSHRCCFAILLAIATATGVDFPAFGQNETQQLRDIMQRLDALQQRYSAAVSELDVIRKTSFGGDTHNVIALTNQIEQFQKQGNYGAAVAPARDLVAIAERVLGPNHPTVAAALNNLAVTYKELGNFSEAIPLYQRSLAIREQALGPNHPDVATSLNNLANLYTDQGNYGEALPLYQRALRIREQALGKNHPDVGLSVHNLAVMDHLQGSLTTALPLYQRSLGLLEPALGAEHPLVATVLNNLAELYRAQGNYGAALPLYQRSLTIREKVLGTDHPDVATSLNNLAELYRVQGNYGAALPLYQRSIALRQRTLGGDHPYLALSLANLAKAYWAQGNINEALTALNRALEIEEINLSRNLVVGSEEYKRNYLATFQDSTNTAISFHLQGNPQNPAVANLALTTILRRKGRLLDVLAATISRLRNQLDAVAQQQLDELIRVRTQIASLTFGRDRPPLASQMSQLQQRANQLEAQLVSQNANFRLEFTPVTLRVVQQAIPANAVLLEFIEYVPYNPKTNRWEAPRYALYGLKNSGTPQWQDLGTVADLNTVIKAARQRMADPRLPATVTKPSLKAAYERLLAPLEPFLAGSTHLLVAPDGQLNTLSFEALVDRQDRYLVQSYTITLLTSGRDLLRLQQRRKPANPPLVVGNPTFSQGSGRALAGGQRGVNPRSLDLRSLTFTELPGTATEVKTLSTLLPQAQVLTGRDATETAIKETRGPRVLHLATHGFFLERPSVSPQGLQNTRGLNAYVPLGGENPLLRSGLALAGFNQRQSGVDDGVLTAFEVTGLNLDGTELVVMSACDTGRGDILNGDGVYGLRRGFTLAGARTQVSSLWKVDDTTTQQLMVIFYQHLAAGKGRSEALRQAQLQLMNDPRKQSPYFWAAFVSSGEWRPLP
- a CDS encoding DUF58 domain-containing protein produces the protein MTKLRRLNQLLEERWVTPAYGGLLLLGMNLFFFAAAINSMAGWLYVITGIIFGLLLVAAILPPRHLQGLVLERVKVAPVHAGDRLRLTVLLTNATQTPRHNLQVIDPVPRGLWSATQREFPQQAIEQLLPQQTLPWQYELIPSRRGVYEWQQLRLRTGAPLGLFWCQRSFPVPQQVVVYPQVLQLQQCPLLDQLGQEISQEWRDRQHHLHIAQEGITRALRPYRWGDPLRLVHWRTSARYGELRVREFDTFSGGNAVTIALDTRPHWSEADFEQAVIAAASLYLYSLQQQIPVQFWSPVTGMLHGQPTVLRALAAIAPGDSAAEYPLDSLVWLTSQWPSPEPLPPGSVTVLWGEPPPRRQGPILWIDRNRPLGIQLQTPISYPRP
- a CDS encoding co-chaperone YbbN, yielding MKGIQQFNIEGFQRQIRSAPVPVIVHFWAPWCSLCHLIDPLLDQLEQSLPQQLQILRINADENFALSRHFQLTSLPTLLFFDRGELVQRFEPGCVRGDFRQALQQLLIHLFPSRLPAESHRF